A stretch of the Candidatus Binatia bacterium genome encodes the following:
- the rpmI gene encoding 50S ribosomal protein L35, producing the protein MPKQKTSRGAAKRFKLTGTGKLKRRKAYLRHILTSKTSKQKRNLRHSIVVDPTNAKAIHRLLPYL; encoded by the coding sequence ATGCCCAAACAAAAAACCAGTCGCGGTGCGGCAAAACGATTCAAGCTCACAGGAACCGGCAAACTCAAGCGCCGGAAGGCGTACCTGCGGCACATTTTGACGTCCAAAACCAGCAAACAAAAACGGAATTTGCGTCACAGCATCGTGGTGGACCCCACCAACGCCAAGGCCATCCACCGGCTGCTGCCTTACCTGTGA
- the rplT gene encoding 50S ribosomal protein L20, with amino-acid sequence MPRVKRGTKGRQRHKKILKLAKGNVGGRRKQYRQARETVEKGLTYAYRDRRVRKREFRGLWIVRINAAARQNGLSYSQLMHGLKQGGVGVDRKILADLAARDPAGFQEVAQMAKAHLAA; translated from the coding sequence ATGCCACGGGTAAAAAGAGGCACCAAAGGGCGGCAGCGCCACAAGAAGATTCTCAAGCTGGCCAAGGGCAACGTCGGCGGCCGGCGCAAGCAATATCGCCAGGCGCGGGAGACGGTCGAGAAAGGCCTCACCTATGCGTACCGGGATCGGCGCGTGCGCAAGCGTGAGTTCCGCGGCCTGTGGATCGTGCGCATCAACGCGGCCGCGCGCCAAAACGGGCTGAGTTATAGCCAGCTGATGCACGGATTGAAGCAAGGCGGCGTGGGCGTCGATCGGAAGATCCTGGCGGATCTCGCCGCCCGCGATCCAGCCGGCTTCCAAGAAGTCGCGCAAATGGCCAAAGCGCACCTTGCCGCCTAG
- the pheS gene encoding phenylalanine--tRNA ligase subunit alpha produces the protein MKATLERIHRDALAALEASQSEAEVEQLRIRFLGRKGELTEAVRSLRDVPSAERPAAGAYLNEVKDDVGRRIEASLAALRVAARDRQIAAERIDVTLPGRHHLPGHLHLITQTLEEMVDIFVGLGFSVAQGPDIEDDYHNFTALNVPRDHPARDMQDTLFISEEYLLRTHTSPVQIRVMEQHKPPLRVIAPGACYRHDDDVTHSPMFHQVEGLMVDRRVTFGDLKGVLTLALQRIFGSQTPLRFRASFFPFTEPSAEVDIGCVLCNGRDPSCRICKGSGWLEILGSGLIDPNVFTAVGYDPEAVSGFAFGLAVERVAMLKHQISDIRLFFANDIRFLRQF, from the coding sequence ATGAAGGCAACCCTCGAACGCATTCACCGCGACGCCTTGGCGGCCCTGGAGGCATCGCAGTCCGAAGCCGAAGTCGAGCAGCTGCGCATTCGCTTCCTGGGACGCAAGGGTGAACTCACCGAGGCCGTCCGCAGCCTTCGGGACGTGCCCAGCGCCGAGCGCCCCGCAGCGGGCGCGTACTTGAATGAGGTCAAGGACGACGTCGGGCGCCGCATCGAAGCGAGCTTGGCGGCACTACGGGTCGCCGCACGCGACCGCCAAATCGCCGCCGAGCGCATCGACGTCACCCTCCCCGGCCGCCACCACCTGCCCGGACACCTGCATCTGATCACCCAGACCCTTGAGGAAATGGTCGACATCTTCGTGGGGCTGGGATTCAGCGTCGCCCAAGGACCGGATATCGAGGACGACTACCACAACTTCACCGCGCTCAATGTGCCGCGCGATCATCCGGCCCGCGACATGCAGGATACTCTCTTCATCAGTGAAGAGTATCTCCTGCGCACGCACACTTCGCCGGTCCAGATTCGGGTCATGGAACAGCACAAACCGCCGCTGCGCGTCATCGCTCCGGGGGCTTGCTATCGCCACGATGACGATGTCACCCACTCACCGATGTTTCATCAGGTTGAAGGGCTCATGGTCGACCGCCGGGTGACTTTCGGCGACCTCAAAGGCGTGCTGACGCTGGCCCTGCAGCGCATCTTTGGCAGCCAGACCCCGCTGCGCTTTCGCGCCAGCTTCTTCCCGTTCACCGAGCCGAGCGCGGAGGTCGACATCGGCTGCGTGCTCTGCAACGGCCGCGATCCGTCCTGCCGTATCTGCAAGGGCAGCGGCTGGCTCGAGATCCTGGGCTCGGGGCTGATCGATCCGAACGTATTTACGGCGGTGGGATACGACCCGGAGGCGGTGTCGGGCTTCGCCTTCGGGCTGGCGGTGGAGCGCGTCGCGATGTTGAAACATCAGATCAGCGACATCCGCCTGTTCTTCGCCAACGACATCCGCTTTCTGCGACAATTCTAA
- the pheT gene encoding phenylalanine--tRNA ligase subunit beta: MKVTWNWLAEFVELQLPVAQLAERLTMAGLEVESIEETGRELAGILCAEIVRVRPHPEADRLSLCDVRTGPDTAWTVVCGASNVQAGSRVAYAPPGSTLPGGRRIEAAEVRGVSSAGMLCSETELGIGDDASGILLLPNDAPIGQSVSTLLAAEDTVLDIAVTPNRGDCLCVIGIAREIAALTGQHLRRHRVTVRESQPGIADLIAVRIADSDLCGRYAARVISNVKIAASPLWMQSRLQAVGLRPINNVVDVTNYVMIERGQPLHAFDYDRLPAKEIVVRRADGDATFTTLDGQARSLHPDDLMITCGQQPVAIAGIMGGAETEVTLSTRRILLESAWFAPSGVRRTAKRLGLRTEASYRFERTTDIDGVSSAADRATALIARLSGGVVAHGRVDAYVSGRQAAPISLRLKRVSDLLGMEIGRTEVISRLKALGLTVSPATRGTLTVVPPSYRSDLSREVDLIEEIARLGGYENVPTTLPECALTGTGQSLDERRQRDLRRFCAAQGLNEVVFLSFCSPRMNALFPGLDGQQAPVRVLNPLTQDDTELRLSLLPGLARIVRSNLDQGTPNVAVFGIGKVFWRERSFCEGRRLAAAVCPALPSVGVGSRNVTAEFVDIKGILEAVFSFMAIPDVQWVPATNLAAFHPGKTAHIEVAGLPIGTLGALHPAVEDELKLRGPCWLFEIDLDRLLQYSPARITYRDISRFPAVVRDVAIVTDESFASDQVVRFVRQWSRSSQLIDDVCLFDQYSGPPIPAGRKSLAYSISYRAPDRTLTDAEVNEMHMQLIAALKDTLDVEPR; encoded by the coding sequence ATGAAGGTCACGTGGAATTGGCTCGCTGAATTTGTCGAGCTCCAACTGCCGGTGGCGCAACTCGCCGAACGGCTGACCATGGCGGGTCTCGAGGTCGAATCGATCGAGGAAACTGGGCGCGAACTGGCGGGCATCCTGTGCGCTGAAATCGTTCGGGTGCGGCCCCATCCAGAAGCGGATCGCCTGAGCCTCTGTGACGTACGGACGGGCCCCGACACGGCTTGGACCGTTGTCTGCGGGGCAAGCAACGTGCAGGCCGGAAGTCGGGTCGCGTACGCCCCGCCGGGGTCGACGCTGCCCGGCGGGCGCCGCATCGAGGCGGCAGAAGTCCGCGGCGTTTCTTCTGCCGGCATGCTGTGTTCCGAAACCGAACTGGGTATCGGCGACGATGCGTCGGGCATCTTGCTTCTCCCCAACGACGCGCCGATCGGACAGAGCGTGTCGACTCTACTGGCGGCGGAAGACACCGTGCTCGATATCGCCGTGACCCCCAATCGTGGCGACTGTCTCTGCGTCATCGGGATCGCGCGCGAAATCGCCGCGCTGACGGGCCAGCATCTGCGCCGCCACCGGGTGACCGTGCGCGAATCGCAACCTGGCATTGCGGATCTGATCGCCGTCCGCATCGCCGACTCGGACCTGTGTGGCCGCTACGCCGCCCGCGTGATCTCGAACGTGAAGATCGCCGCGTCGCCCCTGTGGATGCAGTCGCGACTGCAGGCCGTCGGTCTCCGCCCCATCAACAATGTCGTCGATGTGACGAACTATGTCATGATCGAACGCGGCCAACCATTACACGCCTTTGACTACGACCGCTTGCCGGCCAAGGAGATCGTCGTGCGCCGCGCCGACGGCGACGCCACGTTCACCACCCTCGACGGGCAGGCCCGCTCCCTGCACCCAGACGACTTGATGATCACCTGCGGCCAGCAACCGGTCGCCATTGCCGGCATCATGGGTGGTGCAGAGACGGAAGTGACTTTGAGTACGCGGCGGATTCTTCTGGAAAGCGCCTGGTTCGCCCCCTCGGGCGTGCGACGGACAGCGAAGCGGCTGGGACTCCGGACCGAAGCCTCGTACCGCTTCGAGCGCACAACGGACATCGACGGCGTATCGTCGGCAGCAGACCGGGCAACAGCCCTCATCGCACGGCTGAGCGGAGGAGTCGTCGCCCACGGTCGGGTGGATGCGTACGTCTCCGGCCGCCAGGCCGCCCCCATTTCGCTGCGCCTCAAACGCGTAAGCGATCTGCTCGGGATGGAGATCGGCCGGACCGAAGTCATCTCCAGGTTGAAAGCACTCGGGCTGACGGTTTCACCAGCGACACGAGGCACACTGACCGTGGTACCACCGTCGTACCGCTCGGATTTGTCGCGTGAGGTTGACTTGATCGAAGAGATCGCCCGCCTGGGCGGCTACGAAAACGTGCCAACCACTCTTCCGGAGTGTGCCTTGACCGGCACGGGTCAGTCGCTGGATGAGCGACGGCAGCGAGATCTCAGGCGTTTTTGCGCGGCGCAGGGCCTGAACGAAGTGGTTTTCCTTAGTTTTTGCTCCCCGCGTATGAACGCGCTGTTTCCGGGACTGGACGGCCAACAGGCGCCGGTACGCGTCTTGAATCCACTGACTCAGGACGACACGGAACTCCGACTCAGCCTGCTGCCGGGACTGGCCCGGATCGTCCGGTCCAATCTGGACCAGGGCACTCCGAACGTTGCCGTCTTTGGCATCGGCAAGGTGTTCTGGCGCGAGCGGTCGTTTTGCGAGGGCCGTCGCCTCGCTGCCGCCGTCTGCCCGGCCTTGCCGAGCGTGGGCGTAGGCAGCAGGAACGTCACTGCAGAATTCGTCGACATCAAAGGCATACTCGAAGCGGTGTTCAGTTTCATGGCCATTCCGGATGTGCAATGGGTTCCCGCCACGAACCTCGCCGCATTTCATCCTGGAAAGACGGCACACATCGAAGTGGCGGGGCTACCGATCGGCACCCTCGGCGCTTTGCATCCGGCGGTTGAGGATGAGTTGAAGCTACGCGGGCCGTGCTGGCTGTTTGAGATTGACTTGGATCGTCTGCTTCAGTATTCTCCCGCCCGTATTACGTACAGAGATATCTCACGTTTTCCTGCGGTTGTGCGCGATGTTGCGATCGTGACTGACGAAAGTTTTGCATCCGATCAGGTCGTCCGCTTTGTGCGCCAGTGGAGCCGGTCATCACAGCTGATCGATGACGTGTGTCTGTTCGATCAGTACAGCGGGCCACCCATCCCTGCAGGCAGGAAGAGCCTGGCCTACTCTATTTCCTACCGTGCTCCCGACCGCACGCTGACCGATGCCGAGGTGAACGAGATGCACATGCAACTGATCGCCGCACTGAAGGACACCTTGGATGTTGAGCCGCGGTAA
- a CDS encoding integration host factor subunit alpha, with protein sequence MTKGDIVERIYEKVGFSKKEASDIVESIFEIIKNRLEHGEKVKISGFGNFVVSQKHPRKGRNPQTGDEITISGRRVLTFKSSQVLKKSMNSGAPH encoded by the coding sequence ATGACAAAAGGGGACATCGTCGAGCGCATCTACGAAAAGGTCGGCTTTTCGAAGAAAGAGGCGAGCGATATCGTGGAATCCATCTTCGAAATCATCAAGAACCGTCTCGAACATGGAGAGAAGGTAAAGATCTCCGGCTTCGGCAATTTTGTCGTCAGCCAGAAACACCCGCGGAAAGGCCGCAACCCGCAGACCGGCGACGAGATCACCATATCCGGCCGCCGCGTCCTCACCTTCAAGTCGAGTCAGGTCCTGAAGAAGAGTATGAATTCCGGAGCACCTCATTGA
- a CDS encoding MerR family transcriptional regulator: MTGRGGKDQLPDKLYFKIGEVASIVGVKPYVLRYWESQFSIVKPAKTKSKHRLYRRKDVEALLQIKRLLHDQRFTIEGARKRMKGLPKEERRQLEMPLGDRDYRGILAHLKKDIESLHRMLS, translated from the coding sequence TTGACTGGACGCGGCGGCAAAGACCAACTGCCGGACAAGCTCTATTTCAAGATCGGTGAGGTGGCGTCGATCGTCGGCGTCAAACCTTACGTGCTCCGCTACTGGGAAAGTCAATTCAGCATAGTCAAGCCAGCCAAGACAAAGTCGAAGCATCGCCTCTATCGTCGCAAGGACGTGGAAGCCTTGCTGCAGATCAAGCGCCTGCTGCACGATCAGCGATTCACCATTGAAGGCGCCCGCAAGCGTATGAAAGGCTTGCCAAAAGAAGAGCGCCGGCAGCTCGAAATGCCTCTCGGTGACCGGGACTACCGCGGTATTCTGGCGCACCTGAAGAAAGATATCGAGTCACTCCACCGGATGTTGAGTTAG
- the surE gene encoding 5'/3'-nucleotidase SurE: MSILLSNDDGISSEGIAALQEALASLDEIWVVAPDRDQSAVSHSLTLHRPLRIEPVGPRVFRVDGTPTDCINLAINGILPERPRLVISGINRGANLGDDITYSGTVSAAMEATLLGVPAIAVSLVARERFDFGPAAAFTRQLAHVVLDDHMPSDTLLNVNVPELPLQEIKGYALTRQGKRRYGDVIVEKVDPRGRKYYWIGGNQLDFVDSEGTDFNAIQQGLISITPLHLDLTNYASLTRLQHLNLRWP; the protein is encoded by the coding sequence GTGTCAATCCTGCTCAGCAACGACGACGGGATCTCCTCGGAAGGGATCGCCGCATTGCAGGAAGCCTTGGCGTCGTTGGACGAGATCTGGGTCGTCGCTCCTGACCGCGACCAGAGCGCGGTCAGCCATTCGCTGACGTTGCACCGTCCGTTGCGCATTGAACCGGTCGGGCCGCGCGTTTTCAGAGTCGACGGCACGCCGACTGACTGCATCAATCTCGCGATCAACGGCATCCTCCCTGAACGGCCGCGTTTGGTGATCTCCGGGATCAATCGTGGGGCAAACCTGGGCGACGATATCACCTACTCCGGAACGGTCTCGGCAGCCATGGAGGCCACGCTCCTCGGTGTGCCCGCCATTGCCGTCTCTCTGGTCGCCCGAGAGCGGTTCGATTTCGGACCGGCGGCAGCCTTTACGCGGCAGCTGGCACATGTCGTCCTTGACGATCACATGCCCTCCGACACGCTGCTCAACGTCAACGTGCCGGAATTGCCACTCCAAGAAATCAAAGGATACGCTCTGACGCGCCAGGGCAAGCGCCGCTACGGAGATGTGATCGTCGAGAAGGTCGACCCACGGGGAAGGAAGTACTACTGGATAGGCGGCAATCAGCTGGACTTTGTTGACAGCGAGGGCACTGATTTCAACGCCATCCAGCAGGGACTGATCTCCATTACCCCCTTGCACCTCGACTTGACCAACTACGCGTCCTTGACC